In Porites lutea chromosome 9, jaPorLute2.1, whole genome shotgun sequence, a single window of DNA contains:
- the LOC140947273 gene encoding prokineticin receptor 2-like codes for MNNSSLNMVDHMLCPYAVSATFTTLLAVISLAAIIGNVLVIAAVYKIPYLRTSTNYYYVNMAVSDFLSGLITWPLYLTDEIITSRGSLIKGFVATASCKVGVFMRNVSHSVSILSLFLIAVDRFIATKYPLKITLLTKKIRASLLLLSWVISIGYCFPTFLYAVIDKVGHESFCRLALATDKTMPLYLFAVILIIILYSAITILYLRIMRVLQRRLQPGRGTEDIVGNEQNTAKHNRNVMKIFKSIVVAFFICWFLFCGYMILKIFFPELFLRDKCKLILGFAYYVFPLISTVLNPVILFSFSSNFRQALKEICPCFLGKYKPRLERRLVAPLQRNEYQLRPMAFQMFKQN; via the coding sequence ATGAACAACTCCAGCCTTAATATGGTTGATCACATGCTGTGCCCTTATGCCGTATCTGCAACCTTCACAACACTGTTGGCCGTTATCAGTTTGGCTGCGATTATTGGCAATGTACTAGTCATTGCTGCCGTGTACAAGATTCCATACCTCAGAACAAGTACCAACTACTATTACGTCAATATGGCGGTGTCTGATTTTCTCTCCGGTCTTATCACCTGGCCACTATACCTCACTGACGAGATTATAACAAGTCGTGGAAGTCTCATCAAAGGCTTTGTAGCCACGGCTAGCTGCAAAGTGGGGGTGTTCATGAGAAATGTTTCCCATTCAGTCTCTATTCTTAGCTTGTTTTTGATAGCTGTCGACAGGTTCATCGCTACTAAGTACCCGTTAAAAATCACGTTGTTAACAAAGAAAATTCGTGCGTCATTGTTGCTTTTATCATGGGTCATATCCATAGGTTATTGTTTCCCGACGTTTTTGTATGCAGTAATTGACAAAGTTGGACACGAATCATTCTGCAGATTAGCTCTAGCTACAGACAAGACCATGccattatatttatttgcagTTATTCTGATTATCATTTTGTATTCCGCTATTACAATTCTCTATCTGCGCATCATGCGCGTGTTACAGAGACGACTTCAACCAGGACGCGGTACGGAAGACATAGTTGGAAATGAACAGAACACGGCCAAGCACAATCGAAACGTGATGAAGATATTCAAGTCTATCGTCGTAGCGTTTTTTATTTGCTGGTTCCTTTTCTGTGGCTACATGAtccttaaaattttttttcctgaacttttTCTACGAGATAAGTGTAAGTTAATCTTAGGTTTTGCTTATTATGTTTTTCCTTTGATAAGCACAGTCTTGAACCCAgtcattttgttttcatttagttCCAATTTTCGTCAAGCTTTGAAAGAAATTTGCCCATGTTTCCTCGGGAAATATAAGCCTCGCTTGGAACGGAGACTCGTTGCACCTCTCCAAAGAAACGAGTACCAATTACGGCCAATGGCGTTTCAaatgttcaaacaaaattaG